In one Heptranchias perlo isolate sHepPer1 chromosome 25, sHepPer1.hap1, whole genome shotgun sequence genomic region, the following are encoded:
- the LOC137342219 gene encoding P-selectin glycoprotein ligand 1-like yields the protein MQLMWCSLPVLLAVVAGVVVMGQSSTETLEISDLTEPISVGVTQSPSDDSESTTESSAILSTLSLTSTSLTDETGSPVQPASTTATPTAITSVYSATGYLSNTTQDFSASQQVSTDLIELVTSPGFEAETVVSQASSSTNGSELWADELGNATGMPEVTSASTAVTNTSEIGGLLVHPDVKAKTQSPPTSKMTSTKKHTTGFRPATTAVPSTTAITKRKESIPLKPTISFVSKITKAATRSYNRLSTAQATTKKIGLVTQCLIAIAILAGVCTIFVICTIVLCTKLSSQTQGYRVNRTNGTELMCISALLPEEERKLRKKMKPKRLRDFKMTTVGQTSESDDDDLTLHSFVTEH from the coding sequence atgcagctgatgtggtgcaGCCTTCCTGTGTTACTTGCTGTTGTAGCTGGTGTGGTAGTGATGGGGCAGAGCTCAACGGAAACACTGGAGATATCTGATTTAACAGAACCAATTTCTGTTGGAGTGACCCAAAGCCCGAGTGATGACTCTGAAAGCACCACTGAGAGTTCAGCAATTCTTTCAACTCTCAGTCTGACAAGCACATCCCTTACTGATGAAACTGGAAGCCCCGTCCAACCCGCTTCCACAACTGCCACTCCAACGGCAATAACCTCAGTCTATTCCGCAACAGGGTATCTGTCTAACACTACTCAAGatttcagtgcttctcaacaaGTCAGTACTGATTTGATCGAATTGGTCACATCTCCTGGTTTTGAAGCGGAGACCGTTGTCAGCCAGGCCTCTTCTTCCACTAATGGATCCGAGCTATGGGCTGACGAGCTTGGAAATGCAACAGGCATGCCTGAAGTCACATCGGCCTCAACTGCAGTCACCAATACTTCAGAGATTGGCGGACTTCTTGTCCATCCAGATGTAAAGGCGAAAACCCAATCTCCTCCAACCAGCAAAATGACTTCTACAAAGAAGCACACAACAGGCTTCCGTCCAGCGACCACTGCTGTCCCAAGTACGACAGCAATAACGAAAAGAAAGGAATCAATCCCCTTGAAGCCAACCATTTCCTTTGTTAGCAAAATCACCAAAGCAGCCACCAGAAGTTACAATAGGCTTTCAACTGCTCAGGCTACAACCAAGAAAATTGGCCTAGTTACTCAGTGCCTCATAGCCATTGCTATTCTAGCAGGGGTCTGTACCATCTTTGTCATATGTACCATAGTCCTGTGTACCAAGCTCTCCAGCCAAACACAGGGCTACAGAGTCAACCGGACAAACGGCACTGAGTTGATGTGCATTTCTGCTCTGCTGCCTGAAGAAGAGAGAAAGTTGAGGAAGAAAATGAAGCCAAAAAGGTTAAGAGATTTCAAAATGACCACTGTTGGACAAACCAGTGAGAGTGATGATGATGACCTTACCCTCCACAGCTTTGTGACCGAACACTAG